Proteins from one Mesorhizobium sp. M9A.F.Ca.ET.002.03.1.2 genomic window:
- a CDS encoding DUF2188 domain-containing protein, whose translation MAKLTYKIVEHDGGWAYKVGSTFSETFPTHEDALRAAEIASAEQQVAGTTDGIQYEDADGKWHDELADGRDRPQTEVSD comes from the coding sequence ATGGCGAAGCTGACTTACAAGATCGTCGAGCATGACGGGGGCTGGGCCTACAAGGTCGGCTCGACATTCTCGGAGACGTTCCCCACTCACGAAGACGCGCTGCGCGCCGCGGAGATCGCTTCGGCCGAGCAGCAGGTCGCCGGCACCACGGACGGCATCCAGTACGAGGACGCCGACGGCAAATGGCACGACGAGCTCGCCGACGGCCGGGACCGGCCGCAAACCGAAGTTTCCGATTAA